A single genomic interval of Salmo trutta chromosome 13, fSalTru1.1, whole genome shotgun sequence harbors:
- the LOC115205618 gene encoding eukaryotic translation initiation factor 4E-binding protein 3-like — MTTNAQQAKSCPIPTRVLTLKDWSQLPDCYSQTPGGTLFSTTPGGTRIIYDRKFLLDCRNSPIARTPPCCLPQIPGVTVPALHPLGKLQELKEELEEEKDLADDSQFEMDI, encoded by the exons ATGACAACCAACGCTCAGCAGGCGAAGAGTTGCCCAATCCCTACCCGGGTTCTCACCCTGAAAGACTGGTCTCAGCTCCCAGACTGCTACAGTCAGACTCCCGGGGGTACTCTCTTCTCCACAACGCCCGGGG GAACACGCATAATCTATGACAGGAAGTTCCTTCTGGACTGTCGGAACTCTCCCATCGCCCGTACCCCCCCCTGCTGCCTGCCCCAGATCCCTGGGGTGACGGTGCCTGCTCTGCACCCTCTGGGCAAACTACAGGAACTCaaagaggagctggaggaggagaaggacctGGCAG atgACAGCCAGTTTGAGATGGACATCTGA